From a region of the Zingiber officinale cultivar Zhangliang chromosome 10B, Zo_v1.1, whole genome shotgun sequence genome:
- the LOC122029981 gene encoding stress-response A/B barrel domain-containing protein HS1-like: protein MAETAVVAKHLLLAKFKEDLSPAAIDELIKGYASLVSLVPSLKTFHWGKDVSVENLHQGFTHVFETTFESVEGISEYLAHPAHVEFADIFLPALEKILIIDYKPTTA, encoded by the exons ATGGCGGAGACTGCAGTGGTTGCGAAGCACTTGCTGCTGGCCAAGTTCAAGGAGGATCTCTCTCCTGCAGCGATCGACGAACTCATCAAGGGCTACGCCAGCCTCGTCTCCCTCGTCCCCTCTTTGAAGACCTTCCACTG GGGAAAGGATGTGAGCGTTGAGAACCTGCATCAAGGGTTTACCCATGTATTTGAAACAACCTTTGAGAGTGTGGAAGGCATATCAGAGTATCTTGCACACCCGGCTCATGTGGAGTTTGCTGATATATTTCTCCCTGCACTGGAGAAGATTCTCATTATTGACTACAAGCCTACTACTGCTTAA